In one window of Raphanus sativus cultivar WK10039 unplaced genomic scaffold, ASM80110v3 Scaffold3495, whole genome shotgun sequence DNA:
- the LOC108832259 gene encoding protein EMBRYO DEFECTIVE 1674-like → MATKSKLHPVSARRSSPRTRSGAVPEPVSTPPTRSRSVPKPNSDSIPRTTPFSSKSITPISGGGALLKPVSLSDWWLTKKANNNKGLGVSGFESKGGSKVRLFSSATISTRHDSTTLQTSDGLTVSISGFINRSRSLQNGFSPQLCNRFLLGFPYHWKDYIEEGFVEEEKDYGVVSFDDIPVNRLHDVLFTASSCFQAKILDDAVDSLRDLLRSSTEKKECRTPRMDDGDEESLVPSVKGVETRGMLRRREEGEASIGERLHRSSKKKRDQ, encoded by the coding sequence ATGGCAACGAAGTCAAAACTCCACCCAGTCTCAGCACGCCGCTCCTCGCCGCGTACTCGCTCGGGAGCAGTGCCAGAACCTGTTTCCACACCGCCTACTCGCTCCAGATCTGTGCCAAAACCCAATTCCGACTCAATTCCCCGCACGACGCCCTTCTCCTCCAAGTCCATCACACCCATCAGCGGCGGCGGAGCCCTCCTAAAGCCCGTCTCTTTGTCCGACTGGTGGCTAACAAAGAAGGCAAACAACAACAAGGGTCTGGGCGTTTCAGGATTCGAATCAAAAGGCGGGTCTAAAGTCAGACTCTTTTCATCAGCAACCATCTCAACGAGACACGACAGCACCACTCTCCAAACATCTGATGGCCTCACCGTCTCCATCAGTGGCTTCATCAACCGATCTCGTTCTTTACAAAACGGGTTTTCACCTCAGCTTTGCAACCGTTTTCTCCTAGGGTTTCCTTATCACTGGAAAGATTACATTGAAGAAGGGTTCGTTGAGGAGGAGAAAGATTACGGCGTCGTTTCGTTTGATGATATTCCTGTGAACAGGTTGCATGATGTTCTGTTCACGGCTTCTTCTTGCTTTCAAGCTAAGATCTTGGATGATGCTGTTGATAGTTTGAGAGATTTACTTCGTTCTAGTACTGAGAAAAAGGAATGTCGGACACCAAGAATGGACGATGGAGATGAGGAGAGTTTGGTTCCGAGTGTTAAAGGAGTGGAGACTAGAGGGATGCttagaaggag